The genomic segment ACATCGATGTCTGCATTAAGGCATCAAGTGTGATTCACCCTCAGGGTCTAATCTTCTGATCTACAAATGCTGCAAACTTAAAATTATCATGCTTGCTTCATAAAGTGAGgagaaaattattatgcttgcttcattacgtAATAGGTGAACCAATATGTTATTTATTGTGACATTGTAGGCAAAATGTTATGATATTATACGTtcagaaatttgatacattaTCGACCAGGGTTTCCATATTATAGCTTTGGGTTTTAGTAGAGGTTGAGCGCGGGCATCGCACACGCGGACACTCTAGTCTTACTtctatataatagcaggcctgtccgACCAGTTACTGAAGTTCGTCAGtgtgcatgtgccaagcagcctgcagctctcacacacacagcacacgcaaACGCATGCATAAACCGCAAGCACGAACATACACACTGCAtatacacaccgcacacacacagctcacacatgcgcacatgtccacgaacatacacggaagcacagacacacacacacacaaatacgcacacacacgcgcttgcacacaaacgcacgcgcacacgacgcacgtcaagacaaaggcagcgacacactcgcccaggtaagaggttatgtttttaaacataacggctccgccatcaacacacgcgcaggtaagaacacacacgcacgcgcacacaccgcagcgaaaCTCGCCAAGGTAAGCCGTTATGTTTCTAAACATCTTACTGCTATATAATAGCAGGCATGTCGCACAAGTGATGGAGCGTTCACACCAAATGCGAAGGGGCGACATGacctgtgcgttcacaccaaacgcgaagggcCAAAACGATTCCGTACGCGTTGACGTGGTTTTGCAGCGCCACActtttgctcgagttgaaatatttcaactttgccgcgacattcgcgtgatgacagccaatcagcgttcaacagcatggccactgagtgacgtaacgtaacagccaatcagcgttcaaatAAAATTAcataatttaatatatattattctacttcatttaagaatgctcgattctgattggctgggaggggtgcattaatccggcatattgcccgctgacttgtcggttctacttgctgctgactgagcacagtagatcaatacgccgcttgtatcgttttctatcacatacatttccaaaATGAGGTCCATAGTCAAAATAAaccatgtgcatgtttgtgcatgtttgatcgatcgtcattaaagccgacttgatacgaatgtagcaactacgttattaaactagtgatcagatccagccttgtgtggttgctatagaaacgagttacctacagctgagctaacgttattcaccgtagttctaaagggaactacttttcgagggagatgaacttaaacagagtatacatttaataagcatgcaatacgaataagaaaaaggctaattattaaagtatttgaattgttttattatgttggccggcgcgaagtagaataaacggaataatcacctcaaggcagggcaataaacagtttgatatgcccggctcgcggaaggttaccgGTGCTATGGTAACCGGTCTTTGTGttttccaacggtttattagcaaaggtatctaataaatcgcggtctaatcaatacttcattcactgcctcttccgtggtcattacaatataatgaatcgactgcgtctggttctccgacgtccctccctcttccacaacaggtaaagacatgctaCGTGGTTACCTCGGCcgtggttgagaatgaattggcataAAGCACCGTTGGCGGGCAAAAGatgcttgcttcataacgtgaagagaaaattattatgcttgcttcattacgtTATAGCTGAACCTAAATGTTATACAtagtaacattataggcaaaatgttatgaTATTATGCACTCAGAAATttgtttaattacaactagaggttgagcgtgcAATGCgcacgctcaacctctagttgtaataaTAGCAATGATAATGATCGTTATTGTATTTGTTAGATTATGTGTTAAGACTTTACAGATACTAATATGAATAattgtaacaatagcaacgataATGATATTGATAACTGTAGGTATTGCTATTTTaattagtattaatattatggactttgtgtttggttggcTGTGGGTCCTGTGATGTTTAGGGACGATGTCATTCTGTTTTAGAGCTCATATCTTCTGTATTCCTCTGTCCTATCCTAGACTCACCGTCaccctggagggaggggagagagcacTTACTGGATGAACTCGGTGAGGGTTTTATCCAAGTTATTAAATCAATCTCGTCATTaacattcattaaaaaaacaccTTCTGCTTCTGTGATTCatattgtggtctactaaggtcaggtttctattgtcgtCTATTAAGGTCATGCTTCTATGTGGTCTGTTAAGGTCAGGTCTCAGGGTTGTTTGTCCGTAACGATGACGGTAAGATAAGCTGTTCTCTGTTTGTTCAGGATGTTCTTTTAAATTCAACAGAGGAATTGACACTTCAGGGCTGGATGCTTTACGACAAGAGTCTCTACCTTATTTCTACTACTAAGAAGGGCTGGAAGGCCAGTAGAGAAGACTGTCTGCAGAGAAAGGCAGACCTGGTGGTCATCAACAGCAGAGaagaactggtgtgtgtgtgtgtgtgtgtgtgtgtgtgtgtgtgtgtgtgtgtgtgtgtgtgtgtgtgtgtgtgtgtgtgtgtgtgtgtgtgtgtgtgtgtgtgtgtgtgtgtgtgtgtgtgtgtgtgtgtgtgtgtgtgagtgagtgggaggggcacattgtgtgagtgagagagagagacattgtgtgagtgtgagaaagagagagagggagagattgtgtgtgtgtatgggtgtgtgtgactgagtgtttgtgtgtgtgttcatctgtgttATCATAAAAACAGATGCTATTACCTTTGGAAACAGGCGTTTGTCAGCAGATTGATGGGTTCTTCCTGGATTGGACTGAGTGatcgagagacagaggggacccTCAAGTGGGTGGATGGTACCCCCATGACCTCAAGGTAAGGCTGAAGACTCTACTCCGCAGCATCTCTTCTCTGAGAGTGACAGACtgacctccactgtctcctcctcgtggTTCTCAGTTGGAGACACGTTAAACCACGCGATGACGGCGGAGCAAGAGACTGTGTCGTAGCAGGGGAGGACGGCTGGTCTGAAGAACCGTGTAACAGACTGCACCACTGGATCTGTGAGAAGAGCGTAGACCTGGATCATCTGGAGGCTGAGCGGAACAAAGAGGGTCCGTagactttgtttgtgttcatgagtGGAGACGATTCCTACTTTCTGTTCTCTGTGCCGTAGACACAGTAAATACACTTTAATAGTTGAAAGGTTGTTGGATGTGTTTAGGTCTACTAAGGtaaggtttctattgtggtctactgaggtcaggtttctattgtggtctacggaggtcaggtttctattgtggtctactgaggtcaggtttctattgtggtctccTAAGGTCTGGTCACAAGGGTCAACCCTTTCTGGGTTAACTTGCACTAGTTTCTATTTGAGCTGCTGAACGGTTTTGCATTATCTACTGCAAGCTCCGCCCCCAACTCGTTAATCTCTGCACTGGAGTGACTTCCCCTCCCTGGGTAATCTTTGTAGACACTGCTGTGATACTCAATCATGTATGAAAAGGCAGGCGAGAATACTGGGTGTGAATCCCCTGGGTTGCCCTCTAGTGGACAGGTGTTAGTAGAGTGTGAAGGGAGTGTCTGACGCTGCATCTCTAGATCCGTGTTGTAGAcgttcactcctctcctcctggtttCTTCAGGTTCAGTGAtgcccacggaggaggaggaggaggcccccagCATCACAGAGTTCCACTCCTCTACCCACGTGTTGCCCGTGGGCCAAACGGCCAGCTATACCTGCCACGCCGGCGGCACGCCGGAGCCCCAAGTAGAGTGGCTCCACAACGGCAGGCCCCTGGAGAGGGGCGGCGTAGACGACCAATCAGATgcctgggtggagagggggtTCCTCTTCGTCAGAGGGGTGAGGTATGGCGTGAACACGGTCTGCtgcacaacgagcaacagcgcTGGCACGGCCAATCACACCGCTGAGCTGCTTGTCTTTGGTAAGATCTGGATCCAAGAAGGGATctttgttgttgatgtattcATAATATTTTTGTTGATGTAATCATAAGACTGTTGTTGAtacattcataatattgttgtgGATGTTTTCATAACGttattgttgaggtgtgtgtatctatgaatgtgtacatatgtatatcagtggaggcttctccattgaggagagggaggaagatcctccctaacattgttgagaataaaaaatgtagattgccccaactattgtaatgaattaatgcccttaaatatgactactttattgcctttgaatatataatgttcgtttccctgggtaaagggacattagcaccccctatcgcctattgacaattacttcagggaggaacgtcctccctccgccgccgttgactcccattcattttcccgaaagtactggcggccggtggataacatgggtttcaatgggagagaggaggaaaatcctcctctgagtgggtgggaccttaaggggtctgattcgGGCAAAAATCGATccgtctgcgctatgaaccaataagcaggatccctggatgttgaGCAGTGTTACCAGATTGGTCCgttttcccacccaattgggctacttttaaccatgttaggctggaaaaattatcattgggcgggaaatctgcccaatctggcaacgctgtcgataacaaacccggtctgcattgccgcggtgctcagtctgagagacgcagagcaagtgaaatctgcgatagcgagatcctaaatgcacaatggaaacattggagacggaggacattgttaacgtcttattacaaaaaccattccattcattcagaaagaggtagaccacttcccaaaatcaaggtcatcagaagtaatggcaacgtcagtgttgtgagtgctacatggtttgctaggtacgcatgacttactggtagcattacaagcaattgtaactgaaaataaacataaacataacataacttcagtcagtgagggcaaaaataggcccaataataggcccagatttttttatttacttttacaaatcaatagtaggcctgatttgactaatatgctttgcatcctttccttctcaaattacagtgatgccactggtggctttgtatacattttgttcacataactccctccctgctattttgtagttcaccaaaacaccctgaaacaacttgagtctcacattcttatgccaccatacaccaacagtgcaagcaggccaatggcaaccaagcgcgcagtccttcctccctcactttaaaaaccaccagccgccactgatgtatatgtatgtatgtgttcagatctatgtatatgtacataGAGCGTaggagaacagtactagtgatgatgatgatgaggatgaagaatggttcagcagctcatcatgtctggttctccctcagatggctgtgacctcacactggaccccaacacggcccacagac from the Gadus macrocephalus chromosome 7, ASM3116895v1 genome contains:
- the LOC132460662 gene encoding uncharacterized protein LOC132460662 isoform X3, with product MLYDKSLYLISTTKKGWKASREDCLQRKADLVVINSREELAFVSRLMGSSWIGLSDRETEGTLKWVDGTPMTSSWRHVKPRDDGGARDCVVAGEDGWSEEPCNRLHHWICEKSVDLDHLEAERNKEGSVMPTEEEEEAPSITEFHSSTHVLPVGQTASYTCHAGGTPEPQVEWLHNGRPLERGGVDDQSDAWVERGFLFVRGVRYGVNTVCCTTSNSAGTANHTAELLVFDGCDLTLDPNTAHRRLSLSEDNRKVTAVGVDQSYPDHPDRFDYWPQVLGREALTGRCYWEVEREGGVVIGVTYRGITRRGGGGDSRLGRNNKSWGLYCSDDGCSARYNGRETVLPLRPAGSTRVGVYLDRPAGSLSFYRVSPGGGGSSDTLTHLHTFWSSFTQEDLLPGFWVWSGSASLGLPGLPGLLGLLGLPGLLGLLGLLVSVPLGVLGGSRHHVLGGQRLCDPL
- the LOC132460662 gene encoding uncharacterized protein LOC132460662 isoform X2: MLYDKSLYLISTTKKGWKASREDCLQRKADLVVINSREELVCVCAFVSRLMGSSWIGLSDRETEGTLKWVDGTPMTSSWRHVKPRDDGGARDCVVAGEDGWSEEPCNRLHHWICEKSVDLDHLEAERNKEGSVMPTEEEEEAPSITEFHSSTHVLPVGQTASYTCHAGGTPEPQVEWLHNGRPLERGGVDDQSDAWVERGFLFVRGVRYGVNTVCCTTSNSAGTANHTAELLVFDGCDLTLDPNTAHRRLSLSEDNRKVTAVGVDQSYPDHPDRFDYWPQVLGREALTGRCYWEVEREGGVVIGVTYRGITRRGGGGDSRLGRNNKSWGLYCSDDGCSARYNGRETVLPLRPAGSTRVGVYLDRPAGSLSFYRVSPGGGGSSDTLTHLHTFWSSFTQEDLLPGFWVWSGSASLGLPGLPGLLGLLGLPGLLGLLGLLVSVPLGVLGGSRHHVLGGQRLCDPL